TCCTTTGTTGAAAAATAAGGGGTTACGGCTATTCCGCCGATCGAGGACGGTTTTTCGCCCTTTTCCACTTATCCACACGATCCACGAGCGCACGATTCTGCCGGGCAACTGTCAAAACGACCCACCCACCCCCTGCCGACAGAGTGCCCCCACAAGATAAGCGACCTCTCTCGACGAAAACCACACCATGTTCCCCGCCGAAAAATGGGGAATGGGGGGGCGGGATTCGGGAGGGTGGGAGGGCCCTCTGCGACGAGCGCCCGGCCCCCGATCGGCCCGCGTTCATCCGTTAAAAGAGGGGGCTCGCGACGGAACTCTTCTTATCTTTCTGTGGTAGAATGGAAGGGCGTCTCAAGCCCCCCGCTCTATCGAACCGGAGAAATCGCGAGATGAACCTGCCCGAAGGGACCATGAGGGGAAAAGGCCGGCTTCGCCTCCGGGGCGCGTTTTCCGCCGCCCGATTCGGCGCGATCCCCTGGTGGGACGAGCGTTTTCTCTCCCGCGTTCTTCTCTCTTTTCTCCTCGTCCTCTTCACGATCGGCAGTCCGGGCGTATCCATAGCGGCAACCCGCGATTCCGGCGAATGTCCGGGCGCCTCGGCCTGCGGCTCCGACGAAGGGGCGAAGGGGGGATGCGCACACTCGCGGGGATGCGGCGGCGATTGCGAAAAGTCCCGGGGGTGCGACGGGCACCGGGCGCGCTGCGTCTGCTCCGCCGTGAGGGAGGCCTTCGCCCCCACGGATGACGACGACTCCCGGACCCCTCTTCCTTTCGCGGGGACGATCCGCCCCCGACCCCACGGGAGCATCCCCTCCATCGACATGCGGCCTCCGGTTCCCCCTCCCCGCGCGTCCTGATTCCGGATCGCACATTGTACCCGGCCGCCTCCGCGCGGGCCGGGCGCACGAATGTCTCCAGAGAAAGGACGTTTTCATGCGAGTGATCACGCGCATCGCGCTTGTTTTGCTGATTTTGGGCGTCGGTTTGGCGGGCGCCTATCAACTGAAGTCGAACCATTCCGAGGCGGTCGCGGCGGACACCCGGATCGCCGCCGGTGATTGTAATCAGCCCTGCGGCGACGCCCAGGGCAAGTGCAACGAGAGCTGTAAAGGCAAGGACGACGGCAAGTGCCAGGGGCAATGCAAGGGTAAGGCCGACGGCAAGTGCGAAGGGCAGTGCAAGGGCCACGCAGACGGCAAGTGCCAGGGCAAGTGCGAAGGGCAGTGCAGGGGCCACGCCGACGGCAAGTGCGACGAGAGCTGCAAGGGCCACGCCGACGGCAAGTGCCAGGGCCAGTGCAAAGGGAAGGATGACGGCAAAGCCGGCGCCGGCTGCCGGGGGAAGGGGAACTCCTCGGCCCAGACCGCCCCGCAAAAGGGATGCGCTTCCCAGTCGGGTTGCACAACCCCCTGCGGACGGTAAACGCCGAACGAAAGTCCAATAACAACGATCGCCCGCCGGCGACGACCGGCGGGCGTTTTTCATGACCGGACAGATAATAGGTGACTGTCCCTAATTAGTTCGAATTACTCTCCTCGATCTTGTCCGTCAACACGGTGACGGTGTTGCGGATCACCTCGAGGAAGCCGCCGTGGGCGGTGAAGCGGCGTGTTTCGCCGCCCGGCGCGGTGATTCGGAGGGACCCGTCACCGAGGGCGATGACGAGGGGCGCGTGGTTGAAGAGGATCCCCACCTCGCCGTCCACGGCGGTGGCGACCACCTTCTCGGCGTCCCCCTCGAAGAGCTTTCCCTCGGGGGAGTAGACCTCGCAGCGGAGCGCTTTCGAAGCCATCTAGCCGACCCCCATCTCCTTCGCCTTCGCCACCACTTCCTTGATCCCGCCGCAGTAGGTGAAGGCCTGTTCCGGGATATGGTCGTACTTCCCCTCCACAACTTCGGCGAAGCTCTCGATGGTCTCCGCCAACGGCACGTACGCGCCCTTGTAACCGGTGAACGCCTCCGCCACGTGGAAAGGCTGAGAGAGGAACTTCTGGACCTTCCGGGCGCGCTGCACGATCGCCTTGTCTTCCTCGGAAAGCTCGTCCATGCCGAGAATGGCGATGATGTCCTGCAGCTCCTTGTACCTCTGAAGGATCGCCTTCACTTTCTGCGCCACGTCGTAGTGTTCCCGGCCGATCACGTTCGGATCCATGATCCGCGACGTGGAGTCGAGCGGATCCACGGCCGGGTAAATCCCCAGCTCGGCGATCTGCCGCGACAGCACAGTCGTCGAGTCTAAATGCGTGAAGGCGGTGGCGGGCGCCGGGTCGGTCAGGTCGTCGGCGGGGACGTAGATCGCCTCCACCGACGTGATCGACCCGTTCTTGGTCGACGTGATCCGCTCCTGCAGCTCGCCCATCTCGGTGCCGAGCGTCGGCTGGTATCCCACCGCCGACGGCATCCGCCCGAGGAGCGCCGACACCTCCGCCCCGGCCTGGCTGAACCGAAAGATGTTGTCGATGAAGACGAGCACGTCCTGGCCCGACTCGTCGCGGAAGTACTCCGCCATGGTCAGCCCCGACAGTCCGACGCGAAGCCGGGCGCCCGGCGGCTCGTTCATTTGGCCATAAACCAAACAGGTCTTCTCCAGCACGCCCGACTCGGTCATCTCCAGATAGAGGTCGTTCCCCTCGCGGGTGCGCTCGCCGACGCCGCAGAAGACCGAGTAGCCGCCGTGAGCGGTGGCGATGTTGTGGATCAGCTCCATGATGATGACCGTCTTCCCCACGCCGGCCCCGCCGAAGAGGCCCGTCTTGCCCCCCTTCACGTAGGGCGCGAGGAGATCCACCACCTTGATCCCCGTCTCGAAAAGCTCCGCCTGCGGATCCAGCCGGTCGAAGGCGGGCGCATCCCTGTGGATCGGCCGCCTCTGCGTTCCCTCGGGGATCGGCCCCTTTTCGTCGATCGGCTCGCCCAGCAGATTAAAGAGGCGGCCCAGGGTGACGTCGCCGACGGGGACGGTGATCGGTCCGCCCGTGTTCTTCACCGGCATACCGCGCCGCACGCCGTCGGTGGAAGACATCGCCACCGCCCGCACCTGGTTCCGTCCCAGATGCTGCTGTACCTCCGCGGTCAGCCGGATCCGGAGGTCGCCCGTCGTCTCGTCCAGCTCCAGGGCGGTGTAGATCTCCGGCAACTCCCCCTCGTCGAACTGCACGTCGATGACGGGGCCGATCACCTGTACCACCTTGCCGGTGTTCATCGGTCGCTCCTTTTTGGTCTAAACGAGCGCGTCGGCGCCGCCCACGATCTCCGCGATCTCATTGGTGATCTGGGCCTGCCGCGCGCGGTTGAACTGTCTCGTCAACATCCGGATAAGCTCGTTGGCGTTGTCGGTGGCGTTCTTCATGGCGATGCGCCGGGCCGCCTGCTCGCCGGCGGCGCTCTCCAGCAGCGCCTTGAAGACGCGCATCTCCACGATCCTCGGAAGGAGGCTCTCCAGAATCGCCCGCGGCGACGGCTCCAGGAGGAACTCGGCGCGCGGCGCCTTCTCTTCGCCGCCGGAGCGCTCCACCGGCAGGGGAAGGACCGTCTCCATCACGGGCGGGTGGGAGGCGATGGACTGATAGGAGGCGTAGACCATGCGGAACTCGTCGATCCGCCCATCCAGGAAACGCTCCATGAAAAGCCGGGCGATTTCCGCGCTCTGCGCCGGCGTCGGCTTGTCCCCCACGTCGACGCGGCTCGACTCGATCGCGTAACCGCGATAGCGGAAGTTGGCGATCCCCTTCTTCCCCACCACGTGGAGTTCCGTCTCGACGCCGGCCCCATCGAGTTCCCGCATCATGTCCCGGGCGGCGCGGATTACGTTCCCGTTGAAGGCGCCGCAGAGACCGCGGTTGGAGGTGATCACCAGCACGCCGACGCGCCGCACCTCCTCGTGCGCCCGGAGCAGGGGAAAGCGGTCCGCGTAGTTTTCCAGATCCACCGCGTCAAGAATCTCCCGCAGCTTGTTCGCATAGGGACGGGTGGCGAGCACCCGGCTCTGGGTCTTCTTCATCCGGGACGCCGCCACCAACTCCATCGTCTTGGTGATCTGTCCCGTCTTCCCCAGGCTCTTGATCCGGCGTTTGATTTCGCGCGTCTTCGCCATCGCCCCGCGCCTACTCCTTCCCGAAACGCTCCTTGAATTGCTCGATCGCCAGGGTGAGCTCCTTCTCGTTCTCCTCGGTGATCGCCTTCTCCTTCGCGATCGACTCGAGCACGCCGGGGTGTTCTTCCCGGAGCGCCCGGAGCACCCCCTCTTCAAAGGCGCGGATTTTCTCCACCGGAACGCCGTCCAGATGTCCCTTGGTGCCGACGAAGATGATCGCCACCTGCTCCGAAACCGGCATGGGCGCGTACTGGGGCTGCTTCAGGATCTCCACCATCCTCTCGCCCCGGTCGAGCTGCGCCTGCGTCGCCTTGTCCAGTTCCGTGCCGAGCTGGGCGAAGGCCTCCAATTCCCTGTACTGGGCCAGGTCGAGCCGGAGCGAGCCGGCCACCTGCCGCATCGCCTTCAGCTGCGCCTTGCCGCCCACGCGGGACACGGAGATCCCCACGTTGATCGCCGGCCGCACACCGGCGTAGAAGAGGTCGCCCTGCAGAAAGATCTGCCCGTCGGTGATGCTGATCACGTTCGTCGGGATGTAGGCGGAGACGTCGCCCGCCTGGGTTTCGATGATCGGGAGCGCCGTGAGCGAACCGGCGCCGTTCTTTTCGGACAGCTTGACCGCCCGTTCCAGCAGCCGGGAGTGCAGGTAGAAGACGTCGCCCGGATAGGCCTCGCGTCCGGGCGGGCGGCGGAGCAGCAGGCTGAGCTGCCGGTACGCTTGGGCCTGCTTGGAAAGATCGTCGTAAACGACCAGGGTGTCGTTGTTGTGTTCATACATGAAGTATTCGGCCATGGCGCAACCGGCGTAGGGGGCGATGTACTGCATCGGCGCCGGATCGCTGGCGCCGGAGAACACCACCGTGGTGTACTCCATCGCGCCCGCCTCCCGGAGCCGCCTCACCACCCCCGCCACGGTGGACGCCTTCTGGCCGATCGCCACGTAGACGCAGATGACGTTCTGCCCCTTCTGATTGATGATGGTGTCGATGGCGATGGCGGTCTTCCCCGTCCCCCGGTCGCCGATGATCAGCTCCCGCTGCCCCCGGCCGATGGGGATCATCGAATCGATCGCCTTGATGCCGGTCTGGAGAGGCTCCTTCACCGGCTGCCGAGCCACCACGCCGGGCGCGAGGAACTCGATGGGACGCCGCGCCTTCGACTCCACCTCGCCCTTGTCGTCCAGGGGCTGGCCGAGCGGGTTCACCACGCGGCCGATCACCGCGTCGCCCACCGGCACGTCCAGAATGCGGCCGGTGCAGCGCACCTCGTCCCCCTCGCTGATGTGGAGATAGTCGCCGAGGATCACCGCTCCGATGGAATCCTCCTCGAGGTTGAGGGCGAGGCCGTACACGTCGTTGCCGAAATCGAGCATCTCCCCCGACATGGCGGCGGGGAGGCCGTGCACGCGGGCGATCCCGTCGCCCACCTCGAGCACGGTGCCGACATCCTCGATCCGGACGTCCTCGTCGAAGCTCTGAATGCGTTTCTTGATCACCGAAGTGATCTCTTCCGGTCGTATCTTCATGGGAACCTAACTTTCTCGTTCTTCCGCGCCGCGGAGCATCTCCCTCCGCAGGCGGCGGATCCGTCTCCGCAGGCTGCCGTCCACCCGGTGATCGCCGTATCGCAGCACCGCGCCGCCCAGGATTTCCGGGTCCGTGCGCCGCTCCAACACCATCTCCCGGCCGATCCGCTCCGAAAAGAGCGCGGCGATCCGCGCCGTCGTCTCCTCGTCCACCGGCTTTGCGGTGATGAGCGTGCCCCGGACGCGGCCGCTCTCCTCGTCCCACATTTCCTCGAAAGCGCTCAGCACGCGCCCGAGAAACATTTGGCGGTTCTTTTCGATCAGAAGGAACACGAGGTTGCGGAGGTCGGGCGAGACTTCGTCGCCGAACACTCCGCCGAAGATCTCCCGCTTCCGCACCGGATCCAGGCGGGGGGATTCGAGCAGGGCGGCCATGCGCGGTTCCTCGTCCAGGGCCCGGCGAACCGCCCGCACTTCGGCGAGCCGCTCCTCCGCGGCGTTCCCCTCCTTCGCAAGCTCCAGGAGGGCGCCGGCGTACACCCGCGCGATCGCTCCCGCCTGCTCCATCACGAGACGTCCTTCCCCGGTTCCTTCGCGGTCCGAGCGATGAACTCCTCCACCATCCGCCGGTGGTCGTCGTCGTCCATGGCTCTTTCCATCAGCCGGGTAGCCGCTTCGAGGGCGATGTCCACCGCTTCGCGGCGGACCCGTTCGATCGCCAGACCCTCTTCACGGCCGATCTCGGAGCGGGCGCGTTCGATCATCTCTTCCGCCTCGGCGCGGGCGCGCTCGGCGATCTCCTCGCTCCGCTTCTCCGCTTCCGCCTTCGCCCGGGCATTCATCGCCCGGACCTCCTCGCGGGCCGCGTCCAAAGCCTTCTTCTGTTCCTCGAGGAGCCGCGCGGACTCGTCCCGCGAACGCTCCGCCGACTCGATGGCGCCGGCGATCCTCTCCTCCCGGCGCTCCAGCGCCCTCAGGATCGGCCCCCAGGCGAACCACCGGAGGAGGATCACGAAGAGAAGAAAGCTCACGATCGTCCAGATCGCCAACCCCGGGCTGATGTTCAGCAGATTATCCATGCCGTCCTCGCCGGTTCGTTCCTTACGCCGACTTGGTCGCCAGCAGCATGCAGATCACGAGGGAAAAGAACGCGACGCCCTCGATCAGCGCGGCGGCGATGATCATCGAGGTCCGCAGATCGCCGGCCGCCTCCGGCTGCCGCCCCATGCTCTCCAGGGCGGCCGTCGCCAGCCTCGCGA
This region of Candidatus Eisenbacteria bacterium genomic DNA includes:
- the atpG gene encoding ATP synthase F1 subunit gamma, whose protein sequence is MAKTREIKRRIKSLGKTGQITKTMELVAASRMKKTQSRVLATRPYANKLREILDAVDLENYADRFPLLRAHEEVRRVGVLVITSNRGLCGAFNGNVIRAARDMMRELDGAGVETELHVVGKKGIANFRYRGYAIESSRVDVGDKPTPAQSAEIARLFMERFLDGRIDEFRMVYASYQSIASHPPVMETVLPLPVERSGGEEKAPRAEFLLEPSPRAILESLLPRIVEMRVFKALLESAAGEQAARRIAMKNATDNANELIRMLTRQFNRARQAQITNEIAEIVGGADALV
- the atpH gene encoding ATP synthase F1 subunit delta, whose product is MMEQAGAIARVYAGALLELAKEGNAAEERLAEVRAVRRALDEEPRMAALLESPRLDPVRKREIFGGVFGDEVSPDLRNLVFLLIEKNRQMFLGRVLSAFEEMWDEESGRVRGTLITAKPVDEETTARIAALFSERIGREMVLERRTDPEILGGAVLRYGDHRVDGSLRRRIRRLRREMLRGAEERES
- the atpE gene encoding ATP synthase F0 subunit C produces the protein MDLGFLAAGFGAGITVFGAGYGIARLATAALESMGRQPEAAGDLRTSMIIAAALIEGVAFFSLVICMLLATKSA
- the atpD gene encoding F0F1 ATP synthase subunit beta, translated to MNTGKVVQVIGPVIDVQFDEGELPEIYTALELDETTGDLRIRLTAEVQQHLGRNQVRAVAMSSTDGVRRGMPVKNTGGPITVPVGDVTLGRLFNLLGEPIDEKGPIPEGTQRRPIHRDAPAFDRLDPQAELFETGIKVVDLLAPYVKGGKTGLFGGAGVGKTVIIMELIHNIATAHGGYSVFCGVGERTREGNDLYLEMTESGVLEKTCLVYGQMNEPPGARLRVGLSGLTMAEYFRDESGQDVLVFIDNIFRFSQAGAEVSALLGRMPSAVGYQPTLGTEMGELQERITSTKNGSITSVEAIYVPADDLTDPAPATAFTHLDSTTVLSRQIAELGIYPAVDPLDSTSRIMDPNVIGREHYDVAQKVKAILQRYKELQDIIAILGMDELSEEDKAIVQRARKVQKFLSQPFHVAEAFTGYKGAYVPLAETIESFAEVVEGKYDHIPEQAFTYCGGIKEVVAKAKEMGVG
- a CDS encoding F0F1 ATP synthase subunit alpha; protein product: MKIRPEEITSVIKKRIQSFDEDVRIEDVGTVLEVGDGIARVHGLPAAMSGEMLDFGNDVYGLALNLEEDSIGAVILGDYLHISEGDEVRCTGRILDVPVGDAVIGRVVNPLGQPLDDKGEVESKARRPIEFLAPGVVARQPVKEPLQTGIKAIDSMIPIGRGQRELIIGDRGTGKTAIAIDTIINQKGQNVICVYVAIGQKASTVAGVVRRLREAGAMEYTTVVFSGASDPAPMQYIAPYAGCAMAEYFMYEHNNDTLVVYDDLSKQAQAYRQLSLLLRRPPGREAYPGDVFYLHSRLLERAVKLSEKNGAGSLTALPIIETQAGDVSAYIPTNVISITDGQIFLQGDLFYAGVRPAINVGISVSRVGGKAQLKAMRQVAGSLRLDLAQYRELEAFAQLGTELDKATQAQLDRGERMVEILKQPQYAPMPVSEQVAIIFVGTKGHLDGVPVEKIRAFEEGVLRALREEHPGVLESIAKEKAITEENEKELTLAIEQFKERFGKE
- the atpF gene encoding F0F1 ATP synthase subunit B — translated: MDNLLNISPGLAIWTIVSFLLFVILLRWFAWGPILRALERREERIAGAIESAERSRDESARLLEEQKKALDAAREEVRAMNARAKAEAEKRSEEIAERARAEAEEMIERARSEIGREEGLAIERVRREAVDIALEAATRLMERAMDDDDHRRMVEEFIARTAKEPGKDVS
- the atpC gene encoding ATP synthase F1 subunit epsilon, whose product is MASKALRCEVYSPEGKLFEGDAEKVVATAVDGEVGILFNHAPLVIALGDGSLRITAPGGETRRFTAHGGFLEVIRNTVTVLTDKIEESNSN